In Pseudomonas sp. p1(2021b), the genomic window CTTGATGCAGGCCTGCCGACACATCCGCTGCGTGCTGCTCAGCGAATGCGGCCACTGGGTGATGGTCGAGCACCGTGACCTGTTCAACCGTGACTGCCTGGCATTTCTCGAGGAGGGCCGCCCATGAGCCTGCAACTGCGCCGCCAGCACAGCGACGAACTGTACCAGGCCCTGTGCGAAGGGCAGACGCTGGCACCGCTGACCGAGCGCTGGCCACAGATCACCATCGAGGATGCCTACCACATCTCGTTGCATTGCATCGAGCGACGGGTCGCCGCCGGTGACCGTATCGTCGGCAAGAAGATCGGCGTCACCTCGGCAGCCGTGCAGCGCATGCTTGACGTGCACCAGCCGGACTTCGGCTTCATCACCCGTGCGATGGCCTTCGATAACGGCGCTGAGATCTCGTTGGCCGAGAACCGCCTGATCCAGCCGCGCGCCGAGGGCGAGATCGCCTTCGTGCTCAAGCATGACCTGGTCGGCCCGGGCGTCACCGAGGCCGACGTGCTGGCGGCCACCGACTTCATCACGCCGTGCTTCGAGATCGTCGATTCGCGCATCGATGACTGGCGCATCCGTATCCAGGACACCGTGGCCGACAACGCCTCCTGTGGCGTGTTCGTGCTTGGCCAGGAACGGGTCGACCCACGCCAGCTGGACCTGCCGGCGCTGCACATGCGTGTGTTCAAGAACGATGAACCGCTGAGCGAAGGGTTGGGCTCGGCGGTGCAGGGCAACCCGTTGACCGCGGTCGCCTGGCTGGCCAACACCCTCGGCGCCTTCGGCATCCCCTTCAAGGCCGGCGAGGTGATCCTCTCCGGTTCGCTGGTACCGCTGGAGCCAGTGCGCGCAGGCGACCGCTTTTCCCTGACCATCGACGGCCTGGGCAGTGCCCAGGTGTCCTTCCGAGCCTGATCGAGGAGCAAGGCCCATGAGCCAGAAACTGAAAGCGGCCATTATCGGCCCGGGGAACATCGGCACCGACTTGCTGATGAAAATGCGCCGTTCGGCGTGGATCGAGCCGGTCTGGATGGTGGGCGTGGACCCGGAGTCCGAGGGCCTGAAGCGGGC contains:
- a CDS encoding fumarylacetoacetate hydrolase family protein; the encoded protein is MSLQLRRQHSDELYQALCEGQTLAPLTERWPQITIEDAYHISLHCIERRVAAGDRIVGKKIGVTSAAVQRMLDVHQPDFGFITRAMAFDNGAEISLAENRLIQPRAEGEIAFVLKHDLVGPGVTEADVLAATDFITPCFEIVDSRIDDWRIRIQDTVADNASCGVFVLGQERVDPRQLDLPALHMRVFKNDEPLSEGLGSAVQGNPLTAVAWLANTLGAFGIPFKAGEVILSGSLVPLEPVRAGDRFSLTIDGLGSAQVSFRA